A region from the Benincasa hispida cultivar B227 chromosome 10, ASM972705v1, whole genome shotgun sequence genome encodes:
- the LOC120089079 gene encoding uncharacterized protein LOC120089079, translating to MSIVRWRIVMDKTTRESTKVDPISNTEYKIMDGHKQFIVKLELGSSSFRVWDFEEIPCAHALFVLRMLNLDTCSYVADFYYRRTLSATYKCCARPVEVHLDWRAKDDVMKVLPSIVKRQVGRPEKQRIPYVVSSLFNRTEEVQKLSIDIRQVIDTKTSCDRHR from the exons ATGTCCATTGTTCGTTGGAGAATCGTTATGGACAAGACAACGAGGGAATCGACGAAG GTTGATCCCATTAGCAACACTGAATACAAGATAATGGATGGACATAAACAGTTCATAGTGAAGCTAGAATTGGGTTCTTCCAGTTTTCGAGTATGGGATTTTGAGGAAATTCCATGTGCACATGCACTTTTTGTTCTTCGAATGCTTAATTTAGATACCTGTTCTTATGTAGCTGACTTTTATTATAGAAGAACATTGTCAGCAACATACAAGTGTTGTGCTAGACCTGTTGAAGTTCATTTGGATTGGAGAGCTAAAGATGATGTCATGAAAGTGTTACCTTCTATTGTTAAACGTCAAGTTGGAAGACCTGAAAAACAAAGAATTCCATATGTAG TATCTTCACTTTTCAATAGAACTGAAGAAGTACAAAAATTATCTATTGATATCAGGCAGGTGATAGACACAAAAACTAGTTGTGATAGGCACAGATAG